The following nucleotide sequence is from Nocardioides eburneiflavus.
TCGAGGCGCTGGTCACCAGCGACGAGTGGTTCCGCTGAGCCTCAGGCGACCTCGACGGCGCGCAACCAGGTGACCAGCGGCCGCATCGCTCGCCAGTCCTCGCGCACGCGGTCGACCAGGCCGGCGCCGATCGCGTCGGCCTCGAAGCCGTACGACCGGCCGACGAAGAGCTGCTTGCGCCGCAGCAGGTGGATGCGCGGGTGGTCGGCGTCGTAGCCGCGCGGCGAGGTCTTGAGCTGGTCACCGCCGACCTCGAAGCCGTCCTTTTCGAGCCGCTTCAGCAGCCGGTCGAGGGCCTTTCCGGTCTTCTCGTCGGCCATCGCCTCGCGGATCGCGGCCAGCTGCGGTCCGTCGGCGTCGTAGAAGCCGGAGCCGA
It contains:
- a CDS encoding DUF2461 domain-containing protein, with the protein product MSFTGFPVAALDFYDDLEMDNTKSFWEAHKHVWKESVEAPMKALMAELEAEFGSAKVFRPYRDVRFAKDKTPYKTHQGAFVAAGPRTGWYFEISPRGTRVGSGFYDADGPQLAAIREAMADEKTGKALDRLLKRLEKDGFEVGGDQLKTSPRGYDADHPRIHLLRRKQLFVGRSYGFEADAIGAGLVDRVREDWRAMRPLVTWLRAVEVA